From Prosthecobacter sp., the proteins below share one genomic window:
- a CDS encoding molybdopterin-dependent oxidoreductase, whose translation MIKRREFAKLSALAAATAAAQQRAFGAAPTAAASDIQWDKAPCRFCGTGCHVRVGVKDGRVVAIEGDQLAEVNKGLLCVKGYHVGLALYGKDRLTQPLLRRNGVLEPISWEEAVEMISQRILAAPDKFAIYGSGQWTIPEGYAANKFIKGGLSSNHIDPNARLCMASAVTGFLSVYGVDEPSGCYDDFDKCDVLILWGNNMAEMHPVLFSRFIDRRTRGEKVTLIDIGTRRTRTTEFADHYLEFRPHSDLAIMNGIAYLLIKSGTYDKTFVERFCNFRKAPKDPAATPTAPLLGDAMSFDDYKAALEPYTPEHVEKLSGVPAENIRMLAGLFGRKDIRITSTWCMGFNQHSRGTNANRLCHGIHLLSGHYGKPGDAPTSLTGQPSACGTAREVGTMCHFLPGGRVILNPEHRKETEKIWNVPEGRINAKIGHHTVLMWEKFCTPADKGGDISTLWVQVTNPGQSLPNLHKLFKAKAGQPDKFLIVSDVYHTATTELADLVLPSALWVEKNGMYGNSERRTQQWFRMVKPPGEARDDCWQMLAVARRLHDLGHPGMKDKDGKFLFTFKNDKGEEVPVWDWPRYYDINVDKALFEEYRAFSRYKHKDLAPYDEYVKARGLRWPVVQQADGSWRETKFRFSEFDDSYVKKGAEIQFYHSVTKDDKALIWFAPAEKAAEEPDAEFPFWLCTGRVLEHWHTGSMTRRIPQLHAAMPHAYVEMHPDDAREHGFANGESILIKTRRGELKLPVWIDGRGHPPRGSLFIPFFDERLLCNDLTLGEVDPISKEPDYKKCAATVLRATL comes from the coding sequence ATGATCAAACGACGTGAATTTGCCAAACTCAGCGCGCTGGCCGCCGCGACCGCAGCCGCGCAACAACGTGCTTTCGGAGCCGCTCCGACCGCCGCCGCCAGCGACATTCAGTGGGACAAGGCCCCCTGTCGTTTTTGTGGCACCGGCTGTCATGTGCGTGTCGGCGTCAAAGACGGGCGTGTGGTCGCCATCGAGGGAGATCAGCTCGCGGAGGTGAACAAGGGCCTGCTTTGCGTGAAGGGCTATCACGTTGGACTCGCGCTGTATGGCAAGGACCGGCTCACGCAGCCGCTGCTGCGTCGAAACGGCGTGCTGGAACCGATTTCGTGGGAGGAGGCCGTCGAAATGATCTCCCAGCGCATTTTGGCCGCGCCGGACAAGTTCGCCATTTATGGCAGCGGTCAGTGGACCATCCCGGAAGGCTACGCGGCGAACAAATTCATCAAAGGCGGCCTTTCGAGCAATCACATCGACCCGAACGCGCGTCTGTGCATGGCCAGCGCGGTGACGGGCTTTCTCAGTGTCTATGGCGTGGACGAGCCATCAGGCTGTTACGACGACTTCGACAAGTGCGACGTGCTCATCCTGTGGGGCAACAACATGGCGGAGATGCACCCGGTGCTCTTCAGCCGCTTCATCGACCGCCGCACGCGCGGAGAAAAAGTCACGCTGATCGACATCGGCACGCGGCGCACGCGCACGACCGAGTTTGCCGATCACTACCTCGAGTTCAGGCCGCACAGCGATCTCGCCATCATGAATGGCATCGCATATCTGCTGATCAAAAGCGGCACCTACGACAAGACCTTCGTCGAACGCTTCTGCAACTTCCGCAAGGCACCAAAAGACCCCGCGGCCACGCCCACCGCGCCGCTCTTGGGTGATGCGATGAGCTTCGACGACTACAAGGCCGCGCTGGAGCCCTACACACCCGAGCATGTCGAAAAACTCTCCGGCGTGCCTGCGGAGAATATCCGCATGCTGGCCGGTCTGTTTGGCAGGAAGGACATCCGCATCACCAGCACCTGGTGCATGGGCTTCAACCAGCATTCACGCGGCACGAACGCCAATCGCCTCTGCCACGGCATCCATTTGCTCAGTGGACACTATGGCAAGCCTGGTGATGCGCCCACCTCGCTCACCGGCCAGCCCAGCGCCTGCGGAACGGCGCGCGAAGTCGGCACCATGTGCCATTTCCTGCCCGGCGGACGTGTCATTCTCAATCCCGAGCACCGCAAGGAGACGGAAAAAATCTGGAACGTGCCCGAGGGACGCATCAATGCGAAGATCGGCCACCACACCGTGCTCATGTGGGAGAAGTTTTGCACACCTGCGGACAAGGGTGGCGACATTTCCACGCTGTGGGTGCAGGTGACGAATCCCGGCCAGTCCCTGCCGAATCTGCACAAGCTTTTCAAAGCCAAAGCCGGTCAGCCGGACAAGTTCCTCATCGTCTCCGATGTTTATCACACGGCAACGACGGAACTGGCCGATCTGGTGCTGCCTTCCGCGCTGTGGGTGGAGAAAAACGGCATGTATGGCAACAGCGAGCGCCGCACCCAGCAGTGGTTCCGCATGGTGAAGCCGCCCGGTGAGGCGCGTGACGACTGCTGGCAGATGCTGGCGGTGGCGCGTCGTTTGCACGACCTCGGGCACCCGGGCATGAAGGACAAGGACGGCAAGTTTCTTTTCACCTTCAAAAACGACAAAGGCGAGGAGGTGCCCGTGTGGGACTGGCCGCGCTACTATGACATCAACGTGGACAAGGCCCTCTTTGAGGAATACCGCGCCTTCAGCCGCTACAAGCACAAGGATCTCGCTCCGTATGATGAATATGTGAAGGCCCGCGGCCTGCGCTGGCCGGTGGTGCAGCAGGCGGATGGAAGCTGGCGCGAGACGAAGTTCCGTTTCTCCGAGTTCGATGACTCGTATGTGAAGAAGGGCGCGGAGATCCAGTTCTACCACTCCGTCACCAAGGACGACAAGGCGCTCATCTGGTTCGCACCCGCTGAAAAGGCCGCCGAAGAACCGGATGCCGAGTTTCCTTTCTGGCTCTGCACCGGTCGTGTGCTGGAGCACTGGCACACCGGCAGCATGACGCGCCGCATCCCGCAACTGCACGCCGCCATGCCGCATGCGTATGTGGAGATGCACCCCGACGACGCCAGGGAGCACGGTTTTGCCAATGGCGAGTCCATCCTCATCAAAACGCGCCGCGGAGAGTTGAAGCTGCCGGTGTGGATTGACGGACGCGGGCATCCACCGCGTGGTTCGCTGTTCATTCCGTTCTTCGACGAGCGGTTGCTGTGCAATGACCTCACGCTGGGCGAGGTCGATCCCATCTCGAAAGAGCCCGACTACAAAAAATGCGCCGCCACTGTGCTGCGCGCCACGCTTTGA
- a CDS encoding 4Fe-4S dicluster domain-containing protein: MNDPSTSPKTPCSGNCACSGNSAPPPADEPTGISRRTVVKALGATLGVAAYAKALAPLTELTKETSMDEFIQKHYKELSKEEMAAVIQRLTQEAKDHYGADVTISDPQPVDGVKFGYALNLSICNGCRKCAEACHLENNHDRPSHQSYIRVFEMSKGSMDFEKGNAHYDHPVPQPDKYYMPVQCQQCEHPPCVDVCPVEATWKEKDGVVVVDYNWCIGCRYCEAACPYHARRFNWTKPQIPAEEINPNQSYLSNRIRPQGVMEKCTFCLHRTREGRLPACLEACPTGARVFGNLNDPNSEIRWVLENKRVFVLKEELGLKPQFFYFFDE; encoded by the coding sequence ATGAACGATCCATCCACATCTCCGAAAACACCCTGCTCCGGCAATTGCGCCTGCTCCGGCAACTCCGCGCCACCGCCTGCCGATGAGCCCACGGGCATCTCGCGCCGCACCGTCGTCAAGGCGCTCGGTGCCACGCTTGGAGTCGCGGCGTATGCCAAAGCGCTCGCGCCGCTCACTGAGCTGACGAAGGAGACCTCGATGGATGAGTTCATCCAGAAGCACTACAAAGAACTCAGCAAAGAGGAAATGGCCGCCGTCATCCAGCGGCTCACGCAGGAGGCCAAGGACCACTACGGTGCCGATGTCACCATCAGCGATCCGCAGCCAGTCGATGGCGTGAAGTTTGGCTACGCGCTGAACCTCTCCATCTGCAATGGCTGCCGCAAATGCGCCGAGGCCTGCCATTTGGAGAACAATCACGACCGCCCCTCGCATCAGAGTTACATCCGCGTCTTCGAGATGAGCAAAGGCTCGATGGATTTCGAGAAAGGCAACGCGCACTACGATCATCCCGTGCCGCAGCCCGACAAATACTACATGCCCGTGCAGTGCCAGCAGTGCGAGCATCCGCCCTGCGTCGATGTGTGCCCCGTCGAGGCCACATGGAAGGAGAAAGACGGTGTCGTCGTCGTGGACTACAACTGGTGCATCGGCTGCCGCTACTGTGAAGCCGCCTGTCCCTATCACGCACGTCGTTTCAACTGGACCAAGCCGCAGATCCCCGCCGAGGAGATCAATCCCAACCAAAGCTATCTCAGCAACCGCATCCGACCGCAGGGCGTGATGGAAAAATGCACCTTCTGCCTGCATCGCACCCGCGAAGGACGACTGCCCGCTTGCCTTGAAGCCTGCCCGACAGGAGCGCGTGTCTTTGGCAATCTCAACGATCCGAACTCCGAGATCCGCTGGGTGCTGGAGAACAAACGCGTCTTTGTCCTCAAAGAGGAGCTCGGCCTCAAACCCCAATTCTTCTACTTCTTCGATGAGTGA
- a CDS encoding aldolase catalytic domain-containing protein, with protein sequence MSNPTCTDWLSHRSEIRVLDCTIRDGGLMNNHQFEDRVVKDVYEACVAAGIDYMEIGYRASRKNIKLGEHGCWKYCQEEDIRRIVGDNATALKLSIMADAGKCDYREDIPSKKDSVIDLVRVACYVHQVPMALDMLKDARDKGYETTVNLMAVTTVGDCELDAALELLATSEAQAIYVVDSFGALYPQQTRRLVQKYLQHAKAGGMEVGIHAHNNLQLAYANTIEAIALGANYLDATMAGLGRGAGNCPMELLLGLLRNPRYKLRPVLECVDQTIEPLRKDLGWGFDLPYMLTGLFNQHPRAAIKFNAVPERGNIGGFYEAICDAH encoded by the coding sequence ATGTCCAACCCCACCTGCACCGACTGGCTCTCCCACCGCTCTGAAATCCGCGTGCTCGACTGCACCATCCGCGACGGAGGATTGATGAACAATCATCAGTTCGAGGACCGCGTCGTGAAGGACGTTTATGAAGCCTGCGTCGCCGCAGGCATTGATTACATGGAGATCGGCTACCGGGCCTCGCGGAAGAACATCAAGCTCGGCGAGCACGGCTGCTGGAAATACTGCCAGGAGGAGGACATCCGTCGCATCGTCGGAGACAACGCCACCGCGCTAAAACTCTCCATCATGGCCGACGCGGGCAAATGCGACTACCGCGAGGACATTCCATCCAAGAAGGACAGCGTCATCGATCTCGTCCGCGTCGCTTGTTACGTCCATCAGGTGCCGATGGCGCTCGACATGCTCAAAGACGCCCGTGACAAAGGTTACGAAACCACCGTGAACCTCATGGCCGTCACCACCGTGGGCGACTGCGAGCTCGACGCCGCGCTCGAACTGCTCGCCACCTCCGAGGCGCAGGCCATTTACGTCGTGGACAGCTTTGGAGCGCTCTATCCGCAGCAAACACGCCGGCTCGTGCAGAAATATCTCCAGCACGCCAAAGCAGGCGGCATGGAGGTCGGCATCCACGCCCACAACAACCTCCAGCTTGCCTACGCCAACACCATCGAGGCCATCGCCCTCGGCGCGAACTACCTTGACGCCACCATGGCCGGACTCGGGCGTGGCGCGGGCAACTGCCCCATGGAGCTGCTCCTCGGCCTGCTGCGCAATCCGCGCTACAAACTGCGCCCCGTGCTTGAATGCGTCGATCAGACCATCGAGCCGTTGCGCAAAGATCTCGGCTGGGGCTTCGACCTGCCCTACATGCTCACCGGCCTGTTCAACCAGCACCCCCGCGCCGCCATCAAATTCAACGCCGTCCCTGAACGCGGGAATATTGGCGGCTTCTACGAAGCCATCTGCGACGCGCATTGA
- a CDS encoding group III truncated hemoglobin: MFTANPDPNPDLLGRAEIETLVNTFYKRVRSDEVLGFIFDKVAQTNWETHLPKMYAFWETVMFRSGGFTGNPIAAHAKLVPLTNMGRPQFDRWLMLFRSTVDDLFSGEHAEHIKNCAEDMANVIHARINHVPDARFDPANLTPEQRERYDRYKSKPQPATP, encoded by the coding sequence ATGTTTACAGCCAATCCAGACCCCAACCCCGACCTGTTAGGCCGCGCGGAGATCGAAACGCTGGTGAACACGTTCTACAAACGCGTCCGCAGTGACGAAGTGCTCGGCTTCATCTTCGACAAGGTCGCGCAGACGAACTGGGAGACCCATTTGCCGAAGATGTATGCATTTTGGGAGACGGTGATGTTTCGCAGCGGTGGATTCACCGGCAATCCCATCGCTGCTCATGCAAAACTGGTGCCACTCACCAACATGGGCCGCCCGCAGTTCGACCGCTGGCTCATGCTCTTCCGCAGCACCGTGGATGATCTCTTCAGCGGCGAGCATGCCGAGCACATCAAGAACTGCGCCGAAGACATGGCGAACGTGATCCACGCCCGCATCAACCATGTGCCGGATGCCCGCTTCGATCCTGCCAACCTCACTCCCGAGCAGCGCGAGCGCTACGACCGCTACAAATCCAAACCACAACCAGCCACACCATGA
- a CDS encoding alginate export family protein, translated as MTMRSFHLLAATAALATSAHAQTAPHPLSYADGRVVFGIEDQTRFEYRDNNFDFNSGLRTINDDSWLLNRFRLSMQLKPADWLTFYVQGQDAREIASDRADIPGLLGAEGDNPFDLRQLYVEIGDAKVSPLALKVGRQVLLYGDQRLIGPLEWSNISRTFDAVKLRYTGKDGLWVDAFIASVVVIDRFGMDDSDKDSLLSGLYAHMPTLGIQDTGLYALYFDDTNRNDHFLTLGTHWKSMPGKLGPWDYETEFVVQTGKAGGRDLRAFASYIEGGHTFQAPWKPRLGLEYSYASGDGNAADNKQGAFQNLFPTNHLHYGLMDAFSWSNIHNIALHLSAKPGTKLTTSLDFHLFWLDDTADTWRRANASTAVRPASPAASNYAGSELDVLVTYAASSHLTLTAGYSHFFAGDYLNDTGAGSDADFVYVMTGIKF; from the coding sequence ATGACCATGCGCTCATTTCATCTTCTGGCCGCCACGGCGGCGCTCGCCACGTCCGCGCATGCTCAAACAGCCCCGCATCCGCTCTCCTACGCCGATGGTCGCGTCGTGTTTGGCATCGAAGACCAGACGCGGTTTGAATACCGCGACAACAATTTCGACTTCAACAGCGGCCTGCGGACCATTAATGACGACTCCTGGCTGCTGAACCGCTTTCGGCTCAGCATGCAGTTGAAGCCTGCCGACTGGCTCACGTTTTATGTTCAGGGCCAGGACGCGCGTGAGATCGCTAGTGACCGCGCCGACATCCCCGGCCTGCTCGGCGCGGAGGGCGACAATCCTTTCGATCTACGTCAGCTCTATGTCGAAATCGGTGATGCCAAGGTTTCCCCGCTCGCGCTCAAAGTCGGCCGCCAAGTGCTGCTCTATGGCGATCAGCGCCTCATCGGCCCATTGGAGTGGAGCAACATCTCCCGCACCTTTGACGCCGTGAAGCTGCGCTATACCGGCAAAGACGGTCTGTGGGTCGATGCTTTCATCGCTTCCGTCGTCGTCATCGACCGCTTCGGCATGGACGACAGCGACAAAGACTCGCTCCTCTCCGGCCTCTACGCGCATATGCCTACTCTCGGCATTCAAGACACCGGGCTCTACGCGCTCTACTTTGACGACACGAATCGCAACGATCACTTCCTCACCCTCGGCACTCATTGGAAATCCATGCCTGGTAAACTCGGCCCCTGGGACTACGAGACCGAATTCGTCGTGCAGACCGGCAAAGCAGGCGGACGTGATCTCCGCGCCTTCGCCAGCTATATCGAGGGCGGCCACACCTTCCAGGCACCGTGGAAACCCCGCCTCGGCCTCGAATACAGCTACGCCAGCGGTGACGGCAATGCCGCCGACAACAAGCAAGGAGCCTTTCAGAACCTCTTCCCGACCAATCACCTGCATTACGGCCTCATGGACGCCTTCTCATGGAGCAACATCCACAACATCGCCCTCCATCTCAGTGCCAAACCTGGAACCAAGCTCACCACCAGCCTCGACTTCCATCTCTTCTGGCTCGACGACACCGCCGACACCTGGCGCCGCGCCAATGCCAGCACTGCCGTCCGTCCCGCCAGCCCCGCCGCCAGCAACTATGCTGGCAGCGAACTCGACGTTCTCGTCACCTATGCCGCCTCGAGCCATCTCACGCTCACCGCCGGTTACTCGCACTTTTTCGCCGGCGATTACCTGAATGACACCGGAGCCGGGAGCGATGCCGATTTCGTTTATGTGATGACTGGCATCAAATTTTGA
- a CDS encoding SUMF1/EgtB/PvdO family nonheme iron enzyme → MRLILTTILLAAAALPAADLPPPPGMVSIPGGSYKPLYAKKTKPRNVESFFIDVAQVTNAQFLDFVTKHPEWRRSQVKAKLSDKNYLSHWAGDLDLGDDKLRDAPVVHVSWFAAKAYCESKGKRMPTQDEWEFVARADATRLDASSDQAFLRQLLEWYSKPASSALENVHSASKNIHGLRGLHGLVWEWVHDFNSTMVVGDSRGDGSLERKLFCGAGSLLAADVSNYAAFMRYAFRSSLKGDYCVGSLGFRGAKSVKEAPPAPATPQFTTIYDLPGEWRTQDDQPLKLDQLRGKPRIITMGFTACKFACPRIIDDMKRIERELGTDADKVGLVFFSFDTATDKPAKMKATQIEHQLDPSRWTFAISTDETIRQLAVALNFKFQSIEGLYAHSNLIAVLDAEGNIVHREEALGADIEPTVKAVRKLLQP, encoded by the coding sequence ATGCGCTTGATCCTCACAACCATCCTGCTGGCAGCCGCCGCGCTGCCGGCCGCCGATCTCCCGCCGCCACCGGGCATGGTTTCCATTCCTGGTGGCAGCTACAAGCCGCTGTACGCCAAAAAGACGAAGCCGCGCAACGTGGAGTCGTTCTTCATCGACGTGGCACAGGTCACCAATGCGCAATTCCTCGACTTCGTGACGAAACACCCCGAGTGGCGGCGCTCGCAGGTCAAAGCCAAGCTCTCTGACAAAAACTACCTCTCCCACTGGGCCGGCGATCTCGATCTCGGCGATGACAAACTCCGTGATGCGCCTGTAGTCCACGTTTCGTGGTTCGCCGCGAAGGCCTACTGCGAATCGAAGGGCAAACGCATGCCCACGCAGGACGAATGGGAGTTCGTCGCACGCGCGGACGCCACACGTCTCGATGCCAGCAGCGACCAGGCCTTCCTGCGTCAGTTGCTTGAGTGGTACTCCAAGCCAGCCTCCAGCGCGTTGGAGAACGTCCACAGCGCGTCAAAAAACATCCATGGCCTGCGTGGTCTTCACGGCCTCGTGTGGGAATGGGTGCATGACTTCAACTCCACCATGGTCGTCGGCGACTCACGCGGCGATGGTTCGCTCGAACGCAAGCTCTTCTGTGGCGCAGGCTCGCTCCTCGCCGCCGATGTGAGCAACTACGCCGCCTTCATGCGCTATGCCTTCCGCTCCAGCCTCAAGGGCGACTACTGCGTCGGCAGCCTCGGCTTTCGCGGGGCGAAGTCGGTGAAGGAAGCACCTCCAGCGCCCGCCACGCCTCAATTCACCACCATCTACGACCTGCCCGGCGAATGGCGCACGCAGGACGACCAACCGCTCAAGCTCGATCAACTGCGCGGCAAGCCCCGCATCATCACCATGGGCTTCACCGCCTGCAAATTCGCCTGTCCACGCATCATCGACGACATGAAACGCATCGAGCGGGAACTAGGAACCGATGCGGACAAAGTGGGCCTCGTCTTCTTCTCCTTCGACACCGCCACCGACAAGCCCGCGAAGATGAAAGCCACCCAGATCGAGCATCAGCTCGATCCCAGCCGCTGGACCTTCGCCATCTCCACTGATGAAACCATCCGCCAGCTCGCCGTGGCGCTGAACTTCAAATTTCAGTCCATCGAAGGCCTCTACGCCCACTCCAATCTCATTGCCGTCCTCGATGCCGAGGGAAACATCGTCCACCGCGAGGAAGCGCTCGGTGCTGACATCGAGCCAACGGTGAAGGCCGTGCGCAAACTGCTCCAACCATGA
- a CDS encoding 4Fe-4S binding protein has product MSDVVSRRGFFSAFAKTFQKKAAAAPPVEPTAVAESATPRTAIIQGRFCIALTSFCATCVERCPVPGAMSRDRGLPMVNPDVCTGCGICHDVCPAPRKAVLMLPRRTSTPPPTA; this is encoded by the coding sequence ATGAGCGACGTCGTTTCCAGACGCGGATTCTTTTCCGCCTTCGCCAAGACTTTCCAAAAGAAAGCCGCCGCAGCGCCACCGGTTGAGCCCACCGCAGTGGCTGAGAGTGCCACGCCACGCACCGCCATCATTCAGGGACGCTTCTGCATCGCGCTCACGTCGTTTTGCGCCACGTGTGTCGAGCGCTGTCCCGTGCCCGGGGCCATGAGCCGCGACCGTGGTCTGCCCATGGTGAACCCCGATGTCTGCACCGGTTGCGGCATCTGTCATGATGTCTGTCCCGCACCACGCAAGGCGGTGCTCATGCTGCCACGCCGCACATCCACTCCACCGCCCACCGCATGA
- the nirK gene encoding copper-containing nitrite reductase: MKPTLRLILTALAIALLTQCGDRELSPNEKMSQETFIKAMDSYKTPAATPAAPVGGALTNLTEQPDKPVSGAEDAVLTDAPNVPPPITRDHPTKVTIKLEVVELVKRLADGVDYTFWTFGGSVPGKFIRIRQNDEVEFHLMNRPDSKMPHNIDLHSVTGPGGGAAASFTAPGHVSVFSFKALNPGIYVYHCATAPVGMHIANGMYGLILIEPIGGLPKVDKEFYVMQSEFYTKGRNGEAGLQPFNMDKALDERPDYVVFNGSVGALAGDNAVHAKVGERVRLFVGNGGPNLVSSFHVIGEIFDNVYLEGGVKPAQNHVQTTLVPAGGSAMVDFGLEVPGTYILVDHSIFRAFNKGAIGMLKVTGPENKIAYSGKQDDRIYQFEGGAAQNIVQASKLQTPAANKQERIDRGKHIYTSICIACHQAEGQGIPKAFPPVAKSDYLNADPKRAIATVLHGLQGKVTVNGETYESIMPQLGLNDEQVANALTYVYNNWGNNGTEIHPDMVKQVRATVPPAPAASGE, translated from the coding sequence ATGAAACCAACACTGCGCCTCATCCTGACGGCTCTCGCCATTGCCTTGCTCACGCAATGCGGTGACCGCGAACTCAGCCCGAACGAAAAAATGTCCCAGGAGACCTTCATCAAAGCGATGGACTCCTACAAAACGCCTGCGGCGACACCCGCCGCTCCAGTCGGGGGCGCTCTGACGAATCTCACCGAGCAGCCGGACAAGCCTGTCTCCGGCGCGGAAGACGCGGTGCTCACTGATGCGCCGAATGTGCCGCCGCCCATCACGCGCGATCATCCCACGAAAGTCACCATCAAGCTCGAAGTCGTCGAGCTGGTGAAACGTCTGGCGGATGGCGTGGACTACACGTTCTGGACCTTCGGCGGCAGTGTTCCTGGGAAGTTCATCCGCATTCGCCAGAACGATGAGGTCGAGTTCCATCTGATGAACCGTCCTGACAGCAAGATGCCGCACAACATCGACCTCCACTCCGTCACCGGTCCGGGCGGTGGTGCGGCGGCGTCCTTCACGGCGCCGGGCCATGTGTCCGTGTTCTCGTTCAAGGCGCTGAATCCGGGCATCTACGTTTATCACTGCGCCACCGCGCCGGTGGGCATGCACATCGCCAACGGCATGTACGGCCTCATCCTCATCGAGCCCATCGGTGGGCTGCCCAAAGTGGACAAAGAGTTCTACGTCATGCAGTCCGAGTTCTACACGAAGGGGCGCAACGGTGAGGCCGGTCTGCAACCCTTCAACATGGACAAGGCGCTGGATGAGCGGCCGGACTACGTGGTGTTCAACGGTTCTGTCGGCGCGCTGGCGGGCGACAACGCGGTGCATGCCAAGGTGGGCGAGCGTGTCAGGCTCTTTGTCGGCAACGGCGGCCCCAACTTGGTCTCTTCCTTTCACGTCATCGGTGAAATCTTCGACAACGTGTATCTCGAAGGTGGTGTGAAGCCCGCGCAGAATCATGTGCAGACCACCTTGGTTCCCGCCGGCGGCTCCGCCATGGTTGATTTCGGCCTGGAGGTGCCCGGCACCTACATCCTCGTCGATCACTCCATCTTCCGGGCCTTCAACAAAGGTGCCATTGGCATGCTCAAGGTCACGGGCCCTGAAAACAAGATCGCCTATTCCGGCAAGCAGGATGACCGCATTTACCAGTTCGAAGGCGGCGCTGCCCAGAACATCGTCCAGGCCTCCAAGCTGCAGACTCCGGCGGCGAACAAGCAGGAGCGCATCGACCGCGGCAAGCATATCTACACCTCCATCTGCATCGCCTGCCATCAGGCCGAAGGGCAGGGCATCCCGAAGGCCTTCCCGCCGGTGGCAAAGTCGGACTACCTCAACGCGGACCCCAAGCGTGCCATCGCGACGGTGCTGCATGGTCTTCAGGGCAAGGTCACGGTGAATGGCGAAACGTATGAAAGCATCATGCCACAGCTCGGCCTCAATGACGAGCAGGTCGCCAACGCGCTGACCTATGTTTATAACAACTGGGGCAACAACGGCACCGAGATTCATCCCGACATGGTCAAACAAGTCCGCGCCACCGTGCCGCCGGCTCCGGCAGCCAGCGGTGAATGA
- the dsrP gene encoding sulfate reduction electron transfer complex DsrMKJOP subunit DsrP, translated as MSDPTPSVSPATSDVPEWRRYLRFLGNAVSQSVEGGWKFYVWMTLLTAIFLVGANAWAIQVRDGMAVTGMSDHVSWALYIANFTFLVGLAAGGVMMVIPAYLYNDKEMHDIVLIGELLAIASVIMAIMFVVCDLGRPDRFWHMMPIVGKFNFPISMLTWDVIVLNGYLLINVHICGYLLYKRYRGQPPVAKMYVPFVFLSIIWAISIHTVTAFLYCGLGGRPFWNTALLAPRFLTSAFVSGPAFIIVAIQIIRRLTHHRFGDGAIRTLVGIIRITILVNLLMVASEVFVEFYTGGSHTGAAKYLYFGLHGHHELVPWIWTAVAFNIIAAIMFMRGRLNELPVWLNTACFLAFAGIWIEKGMGMIIPAFIPSALHEIVEYRPSLTEWKVTAGIWALGFMIYTLLLKITINVYSRNMRDAQGQRTIESKDALAFGEHI; from the coding sequence ATGAGTGATCCCACCCCATCCGTCTCGCCCGCCACATCCGATGTGCCTGAGTGGAGACGCTACCTGAGATTCCTCGGCAATGCCGTGAGCCAGTCCGTCGAAGGCGGCTGGAAGTTCTACGTCTGGATGACGCTGCTCACCGCCATCTTCCTCGTCGGAGCCAATGCCTGGGCCATCCAGGTGCGGGATGGCATGGCAGTCACCGGCATGAGCGATCATGTTTCGTGGGCGCTCTACATCGCCAACTTCACCTTCCTCGTCGGGCTCGCTGCCGGTGGTGTCATGATGGTCATCCCCGCTTATCTTTATAACGACAAGGAAATGCACGACATCGTCCTCATCGGCGAGTTGCTGGCCATCGCCTCCGTCATCATGGCCATCATGTTCGTCGTGTGCGACCTCGGTCGGCCGGATCGCTTCTGGCACATGATGCCCATCGTCGGGAAGTTCAATTTTCCGATCTCCATGCTCACCTGGGACGTCATCGTGCTCAACGGCTACCTGCTCATCAACGTCCACATCTGCGGCTACCTGCTCTACAAGCGCTACCGCGGTCAGCCGCCTGTGGCGAAGATGTATGTGCCCTTCGTCTTTCTCAGCATCATTTGGGCCATCTCCATCCACACCGTCACCGCCTTCCTCTACTGCGGACTGGGCGGCCGTCCGTTCTGGAACACCGCCCTGCTGGCCCCGCGCTTCCTCACCAGCGCCTTCGTCAGCGGTCCAGCCTTCATCATTGTCGCCATTCAGATCATCCGCAGACTTACCCACCACCGCTTCGGTGATGGTGCCATCCGCACCCTGGTGGGCATCATCCGCATCACCATCCTCGTGAACCTGCTCATGGTGGCGTCTGAAGTCTTCGTCGAATTCTACACCGGCGGCAGCCACACCGGTGCCGCCAAGTATCTTTACTTTGGCCTGCATGGACATCATGAGCTCGTTCCCTGGATTTGGACCGCTGTGGCCTTCAACATCATCGCCGCCATCATGTTCATGCGTGGCCGCCTCAACGAGCTCCCCGTGTGGCTCAACACCGCCTGCTTCCTCGCCTTCGCCGGCATCTGGATCGAAAAAGGCATGGGCATGATCATTCCCGCCTTCATCCCCAGCGCGCTGCACGAGATCGTCGAATACCGCCCCAGCCTCACCGAATGGAAAGTCACCGCCGGCATCTGGGCGCTGGGTTTTATGATCTACACCCTGCTTCTCAAGATCACCATCAACGTCTATTCCCGCAACATGCGCGACGCCCAAGGCCAGCGCACCATTGAATCCAAAGACGCCCTCGCGTTTGGGGAGCATATCTGA